From Fulvivirga lutea:
ATCCTTATTAAACTGGATTAATATTGTAGCAATAGGATTTAAACTAGAGACTGGGTGAGTAAAATCAACTCAATACCTTATTTAAAAGAAGAACGCCAACGTATTTCCGGGCTTACAAATTCTATATCTATAAGCCTGTTTAGTCTAAGCGTATTAGTGGGTTTAGCCTATAGTTTTAGTGATGTAACTGACACTTTACATTATAAAATTTGGGCAGTTTCCCCATTTCTAATTTTTCCTTATTTCCTTAATAAACAAGGGTACATTAATGCGAGTCGGTTAATTCTATCTGTGCTACTACCGGTGGTGGTTATGTACATAAGCATTACTTCTAAGGCCAATGTAATTGAAGATAATATTATTAATCCGGTCAACTACTTCGACATTCGGATAGTGTTGATTAATGGCCTCATTATTCCTTTTGTACTATTCTCTTTAAAAGAAACCAGGAGGTTGATTGTTTCGCTTGTTCCCGCATATATTTCATTACTGCTGTTTGACCCAATTCATGACTATTTTAGTGTAGGCTACTATCAGGTTGGCATGATCAGCCATGACTACTACTTTTCTGCTAACCTATTCACAATTATTACAGCTACGTTTTTGTCTTTAATCATGATGTTTTTAAAGTCTCAAATATTGAGGAGTGACTATCGGCAAAATAAAGAAAATAGTAAAATTAAGCTCTATTTAAAGGAGTTGGTGAAGCTTAGTAATTCTAATAATGTGAACAATGGAAAGGTAGATTCAGCAAAGAAAGAAATACTACAGTCTGCCAAAGCCTGTCTTGATGTGTCTAGAATAAGTATCTGGTTATTCAACCATGATAATGATTCTATAAAATGTGAGTATTTGCTTGAAAATAATACGATTACTAGCCCCGAAACTGTACTTTATGCAGCTGACTATCCTTCCTATTTCGTGGAGTTGAAGTATCAGCAATTGATTATAGCCCATGATGCTCGCACTAATAAAGCTACCTCAGAATTTACCGACACCTACCTGAAACCTCTGGCTATTTATTCGTTAATGGATGCACCGTTTCTTAGTAAAGGCAAACTTGGAGGTGTAATATGTTGTGAGCATCAGCATGATTATAAGCAATGGGGCGCAGCAGAAAGCTTGCTTCTGAAGGCCTTGGGTGACTTTCTGTCTTATACAATTATTGTTGAGGATAGAATTAAACAAAATCAATTGCTCACAGAAAAGAACTTTGAAATTACACGAGTTAATGAGAATCTTGAGTCGATAGTGAGTAAGCGTACTGAAGAGTTGAAAGAAAAAAACAAACAACTTACCGAGTATGCCTATATCAACTCTCACATTCTTCGTGCGCCTGTAGCCCGTATTAGCGGGTTATACCACCTATTCAAACTACAAACCGAGCAAACCATTGAAGATCCTGCCATTTTAGATTATATGGAAGAATCCATAGCTGAGTTGGAAAATATTACGAATGAAATTAACAGGGCAATTGAAGAAAACGGCACTATCGACCGAAATCAACTTATGCCTTAGCAAATTTCTTAGTATAGGTTTTTTGCCAATAAACGCTAAATGGTACACCAATTAAAGCGGGTGCCACCCAAAGAATCCAATGATTAAAATCTGTGATTCTTCCAATGGTAACTAAAAATGCGGTTGTTGCGGCAATATAGCTGCCCATCATCGCACTAATGTGAAAATTCCACCAATACATTGCATCTTTGGGGCGCTTTATAAACTTCCAAATACCAGAAAAACCCGATTGAATGGTAAAAACACCAAAAAATATAGATAGCCCTGCGATATAGCTTGGGTTAGCAAAAATTATGTAATATCCGCCATAACTTACAAATGAAATACCTGCAAGAATGGTTAGTATGCCTGCTCCCCAATCATATACTTTAGGCTGTTGTCCCTTATGAAGTTTCTTCAATTTTAGAATTCTCACACCTGCAAAACATCCATAATAACTGAGAAAGCTGATCATGAATAGAAAAGGAATAAACTTAATTGACGATAAAAAAACAGCACTGATAAAAACATAAGTCATGGCATAGAAATACACTTTACCTGACTTTCTGTGCAACTTCCCTCCTTTTTGGGTTGTCATGGCTATGAGCCCAGTTACTAATGAAATAATACCTGCAGCAACATGCGTTATGGCTAAAATTCTAAGTGCTTCCATCGAGTGTTTAATTAATTAAAGTTCAAATGAACTACACTGAATGGAACCCTCAAAATCAATGGTATAAAATGGAAAGGCTAGGTATGAACGGGAAGAATTTAATTCGCAGATCGTTCAATAGCCAATAAAACATCACTGGCCATGTTACGGGAAACAGGAACTTTCACATCGGAATATTCAAGTGTTAGCTCATAGCCTCGTGCATTACCATCTACTTTTCTTATCATATCAAGATTCACCACATAGCTCCTGTGGCACCTGATAAAAACTGCTGGTATTGCCTCAATTACATTCTTAATCCTATTCCGCAGCAAATGTTTCTTTATCTTTTCATCCGTTTTCACGAAAAGCTCTAAGTAGTTACCATCCGATTTGATAAACAACAATTGAGAGGCTGGAAACTGATATTCGACATCACCTCCTTCGTTTTTGAAGAGTATGAGTGCCGATTGTTGCTGGTCGTTTTTATGACTATCGATATACTTATTAAGCTCTTTCGCCTCTGCCACATATTTCTTGAAATACTTCGCCTGATCGTAATACACATAAAAAAGTACGGGAATACTACCCACAGCCAACGTGCTAATTTGAAGGTCGATTATTACTTCCCAAACATCTCCTTGCTTATAGCCCCGAAAATGTAGGAATAAAGCGTTAGCCAACCCAATTACAACGAAGTGGAGAATAGTAAATCCTACCTCCTTCCAAACCACCCAGTTTTGTGAGTCGAAAAATGTAGGAAATAAATATGGCAGTATGATACTCAAGCTGGCAATAGAAATAGCCGTAATTAAACCAAACTCCAAACATATCCTGTATAACAGCCAGCCATTTACACTATCGAAGCCAAAAGGCTTAAAAAAGGCTAGAAAGAGAGTGACGAATAAGCCGAACATTAGTGCTCTTTTTAAACGACTCATAAGAGTATCGTCATTCGGGTAAGCTTTGCAACTCCAATTGGCTAGTTGATTCATGATTACCCAAATATAAGGTCGATCTGATTATTGTTGTTAACTCGAAGGTATTATTCCTACTTTTGCCAAAATTTTGACTATGAATCCAGCTACTCAAGATACAATAGTTGCCCTTTCTACACCTCCCGGTGTAGGTGCCATTGGCGTTATCAGACTATCCGGTAATGATGCAATTGACATTACAAACAAAGTGTTTAAGGGCAAGGATTTAACAAAACAAGAATCTCACACCATTCATTTTGGAACAGTAAGAGATGGTGACAAGATTATTGATGAAGTGCTGGTTTCTCTTTTTATAGCACCGAAATCATTTACCAAAGAAAACGTGGTGGAAATTAGCTGCCATGGCTCGCCCTTTATCTTAAAGCAGGTAATTAAAGTGTTACTGAGCAACGGTGCTCGATTAGCTAGGCCGGGCGAATTTACCCAACGAGCGTTTATTAACGGTCAGTTTGATTTGGCTCAGGCCGAAGCAGTGGCTGATTTAATTAATGCAGACTCTGAAGCATCGCACGAAGCCGCTTTGAAACAAATGCGTGGTGGTTTTTCTGATCAGATTAAAGCCTTGCGCGAAGAATTGATCCATTTCGCATCGATGGTTGAGTTGGAACTGGATTTTGCCGAAGAAGATGTAGAGTTTGCCGACCGTGATGACCTGAAGAAGCTAATCCACAACCTACATGAGGTTATAAACAAGCTTATTTCCAGCTTTGATTTGGGTAATGTGATAAAGAATGGTGTACCTACTGTAATTGCAGGCAAACCGAATGCGGGTAAGTCTACCCTACTCAATGCGTTACTAAATGAAGAAAAGGCCATTGTCTCAGATATAGCAGGTACTACGCGCGATTTTATTGAAGATGAGATCAACCTTGGCGGGATAAACTTCCGCTTTATTGATACGGCCGGATTGCGCGAAACCACCGACACCATTGAGGCTATGGGTGTGCAACGCACGCAGGAGCAAATGAAGAAAGCTTCTTTGATTATCTACCTCGTAGATATGGCCAATGACAGTGTGGTGGAAATGAACAAGGAGATTAATAAACTGGAGAATCTGGGCATACCATTCGTGGTGGTTGGAAATAAGTCTGACAAAGCTCAGGAAGATATTAAAACTGCGATTAGCAAGATCAAAGGCTCGGTATTGATTTCTGCCAACAGCCACGAAAACCTTGAAGCACTAAAAGACAGGCTACTCGAAGTAGTTAATCTTGACAACTTTAAATCTGGTGATGTGGTAGTGACTAACATCCGCCATTACGACAACTTGTTAAAAACCAGAGATGCGCTACAAGATGTATTAAACGGTTTAGGAATGAATGTTACTGGGGACTTTCTGGCTATGGACATCCGCCAATCTTTGCACTATTTAGGCGAAATTACCGGTGAAATCACAACAGATGATTTGTTGGCGAATATTTTTAGTAAGTTTTGTATCGGGAAGTAAAGTGGCTTGGCCACTGGCTAAGAGCTGCGAAAATCGTCCTCGCCAGCAAGCCCCTGAGGCTGTGAAGCAATCTTTAAGACCAAGGGATATTCAGTCTTCCTCCTTTATAAGGTCGTTCTGCTCGTAATTGCGATCACCCAAAGAGGTAGAAGCAATCTTTTTATTTCTTTTATGATTGTTTTTTGATGAGTTTAGATGAGGAAATAGTAAAAACTCCTAACCGGTTGCAAGTTCATAAAAAAGGAATAATAGAATTGCCGCAATTATCAAAGCCATGATTAAATTTCCACCCATTTTGGCTTTTTGCTTAATTAATAACTTTCTGACTCTTTCTGGAACTTCTCCTTCTTTACATTTTTGCTCCCAAATAAGGTTAAAATAAGATTTTAGAATATCCTTAGGTATGATTGCTCCATAAATCAAATCATCACCTTTTGCTAATTTATTTCTTTTCTTTCCAGTTATTTCAGTCAATTCTAAAGAACTTCCTACACCACTTTGCCCTCCACCAAAATGTTCCAATTCTAAATATAGATTCTCATCTATTATAAATACAACTTTATAATATTCATCCGGCCATTTTTCTTCAATTGAATTATATACTTTTAATTTAACTCCGCTATTCTTTAGAAATTTCACAAATTCATCACTTCTTGCAAAAGCAATTAATTTGTCTGTTGATATTGAAAGAATATAATATGAACTTTTTTTATCAGAAGAATTGATTTTGTAAAGTGTCATATCTTCATAAGAAACCTTATGAATCATATTAATACATCCTTCATCTGTAAATAGAAACTTCTTCTTTAACAGTCTCTGCAAACCTTTATCAGAACGCAGTTCTTGAGGAGTCACATCAAAGTTGTACTTATATAGTTTATAGTGTGTTGGTATTTTTAATATTAATAAATTTTTAATAACCAACTTACCAATCTTAACAAAACCTTCGTTTTGACTCGTTCAAACCTACATTTACATTGGTATTGCAATAATTTATGTAATTGGGCATTACCTACATTTCACAATGTAAAATCTCATTCCGATTTCAGGCATTCTTTCTTAAATATTAAGTGTCATGCCGACAAAAGGAGGCATCTTACTAAGTTGAGTTCGACAATTCCTAATAAGTACTTCATCCTAATTGAGGCGGATCCTTCCTGCGTCAGGATGACTATTAATTTAGTATGTCATGCTGACAATATGAGGCATCTTACTAAGTTTGGTTAACAGCAGAGAATAATAACGCTCGCGATATCAAATAAGAACATTTATTAAAAAGGATAGTATAACTTAACTAATTACCAAAGGCCAATGGAAGAAGAAGACTTTATAGACCCGAAAAACCTTCCCATTTACAAAAAGGGTAAAGAAATCTTTGAGGTTGTACATCAAATTTGTGAATTGATCCCCGATGACAACGAAATATTACAGCATACCAAAGAGCATATGCTTGCAGATGCTGCCATGTTAACTGTTAAAGTGGCTGGTGCCGAAGGTGGTGGTTTATACGACTTAAAAATGGAAAATGCTACAATCATCCGTAAAGCTGCTCGTGATTTACTAGTTCAAAATCATTCTCTTGAGGCTTTCGGGTTTAAGGAAGTTGCATATTTTCAAATAGTACGTGATCTCATCGAAGAATATCGATTGCTGTTCATCGATTGGGTCGCTGGATTTGACCAGTGGGATTATATAATTGATAGATGGGGACTGTTTAATCCTCCAGGTATTGGCCCCTTTGATAAGGATACTGACGATGATGTGCCTTTTGATCCGAATGACTTTTTAGAGTAAAAGCGATTCGTTCGGTTATGCCAACCAAAGGAGACATCTTACTGAGTTAGGTTCGACAATTCTATTTAAGATAAACCAAACTAACTTAGGTAGATCCTTCCTTCGTCAGGATGACTTTTAAACTAGTACGTCATGCCGACAGAGGAGGCATCTTACTAAGATAGGTTCGACAAATCCATTTAGATTATTCATCCTAATTAAGGTAGATCCTTCCTGCGTCAGGATGACAGTTAATTTAGTATGTCATGCCGACAGAAGAGGCATCTTACTAAGATGAGCTCGACACTTCTATTTAGATTCTTTACTCTAAATTAGTGAGACCCTTCTTATTTAAAGCAAATGAATTACTTTGTTTATATAACCACAAACCCAAATAAATCTGCCTTCTACACTGGAGTGACGAATGATCTTTATACTAGAATGAACGAACATTATCTCAACCGAGGCAACCAGAAGACATTTGCAGGCAGATATTACTGTTACAATCTTATTTATTATGAAAGACATAATAATGTTGAAGATGCTATTGCAAGAGAAAAGGAAATAAAAGGTTGGAGACGAGCAAAGAAATTAATGCTGGTTCATACTACCAATCCAGGAATGAAATTCTTGAATAAGACTCTTTAATTCATTGTAATGCATACAAACGGGGTATCTTACCAAATTGGTTTGACTTACTAAAATCAAATTCACACAATGGCTTAAGAAGATCCCTCGTATCCTCAGTATGACTGTTAATTTAGGATAGTAATGCGGAAAGCAGGAGGTATCTAATTAATTAGCTTGGTAAACTCTCATAATCAATTGAAAAACCACTAAAGTTCAAGGACAATTTACCACTTTTGCAGCTTTGAATTAAGCTTTACCCATGATCATATCAGACAGTAAAATCACCAACATCATTACGCACTATGTTGGTAATAAATTAAAAGATGAAGGTTATTCTTTATCAGACTCAGCAAGTAGCATCTATGAAGAGTCAGAGGAATATTATCTAAAATACTTTCTGAGTCAGTTAAAGTCAGAAGAGAAATACCGCTTCACCCACCCTACTGATCTGGAACTGAATGGCGTTTATCAGGCGGCTAAAACAGTTTTTGAAGATCAGGAATCATTTATAGAAGTATCACACAACCTTGCCAAGCTGCTCTACTCCCACTCTGAGCATCCAAAAATTAATGAGGGAGTTCTCAATGTCGTTTTATTAGAAAACATTGCCTTCAGCGGTCAGCGTTGTGAGGCTCTTGGCATCTTTAAATCAGAAACCAATGTTCCTTTCTTAAAAGTAGAGCAAACAGATGCCAACTATGCACTCACACATGATTTGGGTTATGAACTTAACGGCCTTGATAAAGGTGCACTCATCGCTCAGCTGCCTAATGGTGAAATGGAAGTCATTGTATACGATAAAAATGGCCTACGCGGAGATTCCAAATTCTGGATAGATGATTTTCTGGGATTAGAAATCATTTCTAATGAATTCTATCAGACCACAGAGTTAATGAAAGTCACTCGGGATTTTATTGAGAAAACTGTGCCAGAAGAATTTGAAATAACCCGCCCCGATCAGATTGATCTACTCAACCGCTCTATGGATTACCTCAAACATGCAGAAACCTACAACCAGAATGAATATTTAGATTCAGTATTGCATGATGAGGGTCTCAAAGAATCGTTCAGAAGCTTTACCAGCAACCACATGCAGGAGATGAATGTACCTGAGAGTTTTGCTATTTCAGAGGTGGCCGTAAAGAAAATGGCCCGAACTTATAAAAGTGTTCTTAAACTGGATAAAAACTTTCATGTGTACATCCATGGCGACAGAAACAAAATAGAGAAAGGCGTTGATGAGAACGGCCAGAAGTATTATAAGATTTATTTTGAGGAAGAAAGATAAGGAACAAATTCTTTCAGTAATTCGTAATATATTATAATATATTATAAATTACAGCTATGAATATTTCAGTCTACTTACCTGATTCACTAAAAAATCGCTTTGACTCTTATGTCAAAAAAAAGGGGATGACAACCAATGGAGCAATACGTAAAGCTGTAGAATTACTTTTAAAACAAGAATCTAACAAAAAGTGGGGAAATTGGATAAATAAATTAGATTCGGGTGATTCAGATTTTCCAAGCATAGAGGAGATTAGAAAGGACTTAAACTCACCTAAAGAGAATCTTTTTTAATGGTTTATTTATTAGATACGTGCGTCATCATTGATTTTATCAAGGGTGATGCAAACACCATTTCTTCTATAAAATCAAAATCTCCGGTGGAGGTTGCCATATCTTCTATTACGGAATTTGAATTAAGATATGGAATGGAGCAATCTACTAATACTAAATCCAAAAAGATTTTAAATGCCCTTTTGTCTGAAATAACGATTTTGGATTTTAGTTCTAAAGAGGCCGAAATAGCGGCCCAAATCAGAAATCAACTTAGGGTTTTAGGCACACCAATTGGCCCTTACGATATGCTCATTGCCGCAACATCAATTTCTAATAAACTTGTTTTAGTTACATCTAATGAAAAAGAATTCTTAAGGATTGATGGGTTGATTATTGAAAATTGGAGGCAGATATAAACATTATGAATTTAGTCAATTCAAAAACAAATCAATTCAAACTGATTGCGCACGCAGAAGGAATATCGTTACTGCTCATTTTATTTATTACCATGCCACTTAAATATATCATGGAATGGGGCTTACCGAACAAAGTTGTGGGCATGGCTCATGGAATTCTGTTCCTCATTTATGTGGTTTTTATTCTTGTATTGGCCATTGATGAAAAGTGGCAAAAGCGCAAACTCTTTATTGGATTGCTTGCTTCTATCCTGCCATTTGGTACATTTTATTTTGTGAAGAGGTGGTATAATAAAACTAGCCCGCATAACTAAAGCGGGCTAATTATAAGGCCTTCTACTTTCCTTTCAACCGCTTCTTTATCTTCTGCACATCGCGCACCATTTTACCAAACTGACGCTGTTCCTGCTTTCGTTCATAAACTTTGGTCTGAAAGCGTTGTTGCTCTCTCATTAGCTTGATGTAGTTATCGTAAATAACAGCATCTAACTCTCCAGAATTAAAAGCTTTTAGCACTGCACAACCTTCTTCATTGGTATGTGAACAGTCACTAAATCGGCAATTTTCTGCATAGGCTTCAATCACGGGAAATTGTTCACCAATGTCTGAATTGTCTCCAAGACCTAGCCCAAATTCACGCATTCCCGGAGTATCAATAATCATTGCTCCATTAGGCAACAATAACATATCTCTCGTGGTTGTAGTATGCTTTCCTTTGTTAGTCGAATCACTGATCATATTGGTTGAACGGATATTATCTCTCAGCAATGCATTTACCAGAGAGCTCTTCCCTACGCCTGAAGAGCCAACCAATACTGATGTACTTCCAGGTTTAAATAGATCATTTTCCAACTCTGGAATGCCTTCTCCTGTTTGCGAACTACAGAAAAACACTTCCACTTCACGTTGTAGTCGTTTGATCTTGTCCAAATAGAATTGCTTATCAGTAATCATATCGCATTTTGTGAGCACTATTGCAGGAGTAATACCGCACCCAATAATTTGAACAAGGTATCTCTCCAGTCGGTTTAAGTTAAAATCCTGATCAAGACTTTGAACAACTATCGCATAATCAAGATTGGTAGCCAAAACTTGTTTTGATTGTTCTTTGCCAGCCGATTTTCGAAACAACAGATTAGTCCTGGGCAATACATCGGTAATAAACACGTTAGACTCATCTACTTTCATAAACTGAACCCAATCACCTACTTTGGGTTGGTCTTCCTTTTCATAGGCTACAACAAGTCTACCCATTAGCTCAGCCACTCTTTTGCCATGATTAGTAGTTAAATGAAATTGATGACCTTTTACAGAAATTATCCTACCAATTTCGTTCGCATTGTAGGATCGTACGATTGTATTATTTGAGCTGAAACTACTCCAGCCGTATAGATGTAATTTATCCACTTCTTATAAAATTAAGATTAAAAATTGATGGTGATACCCATCATTAACAAAGTCTGAATGTTACCCGAAAGGGTTTACAGCACAATCTCTGTCGTTATGTAAGAAATGGTTGTCATACAACTCGAATATACAACTATTTAATAATAACACATCTTTTTGAATGATTCATGTAGTAGTGTCTACCACTTCTTATCGAACATACAGATGAATTATCAAAGATTTAACATAGATGTGAACTGATTAATTAAACCTATGCCTCCATCAAAAATTCAACAGCACTTTCTTCATCTCCTAGAATTTTGAAAGGAAGTCCAAATTTATTAACTGCGCCAAGGATAAGGTTTAAGTAATAGCGTTTAAATGCATTGCCATCTGTAATAACTGCAGCACGTTCCATTCCAGCTTCAATGGCAGCAGGCACCATCACTTTCTCAAACCATTTTCTCTTATCCGGTGCCACTACACCCTGTTTTCTTGTGTCTGACAAAAATCTCTTAACTCGATGTGTTTGGCCATATTCAAGCAGTTTTTCAAATGGTAATTTATACTGTTCATCTTTAGGTGTTCCATTCCAAATCACCTTACCTAATAGCTTTTCAGGATCATAAAGCACTTTTACAAACGACTCGTCTAGCACTACTACTTCTTGGGTTGGCACATTCTCTTCCATACCGTATTCAATTAATTGAATCTAGAAGATAATTGATTAATGTTAAATATTCCACAATCCTCCTTTAATTTATAATTAACTAAAATTTACTAGTTTCGATATTCAACTCATCAATATCGCTAGCTATGAATAAACCTGGGAGAAACGAACCTTGCCACTGCGGAAGCGGAAAAAAGTATAAACATTGTCACTTCAAAGAAGACACAAAAAAAAATAACAGCAATAAGTCGCTGATTATTGGAGGAATAATAATCGTATTCATTGTTGTGGCTGCATTAATGGCCTATCTAAAGTCTGCACAAAATGGTGGTCGCGGGCCAGCACCTGATGGCAAAGTATGGTCTAAAGAACATGGACACTACCACTAAATACTTCATAGATGCTCTTTTTATTCCGAAAAGTTAGAAGAAAAATGCTTGATGATAATAAAGTGACCAACTATCTACTCTATGCTTTAGGTGAAATTGTGCTCGTAGTCATAGGTATTCTAATTGCTTTTCAGCTAGAAGAATTAAGGGAAGATTATGTGAATGAAGAGAAAGAAATTAAACACTTAAAACTTATCCGTGATGAGTTTAACTATAACAATGAGCAATTGCAAAATGCAAGGGTCATGCATAAGTTTATAAATGGATCAACGTGGTGGTTGGTAGAACATATGCCATTAGGATATGGCCATCTCAATAGCGATAGTTTAAAGTATCATCTAGCAAGAACATTTGGTTGGCATACTTATGACCCTTCCATGTCGAGCATTGAAGCAATAATCAATTCGGGTTCACTTGAATTGATTTCTAATGATTCATTAAAGTATTTAATTACAACCTGGAAAGACGTAGTGGAAGATTATAATGAAGACGAATATATCTTGCAAGATTTATACAACAATAACTATGTGCGATATTTTCAGGAAAACATTTCATTGCGGGATTTTGTAGCACCTTGGTCATTAGAGAATTTAGAGTCACTAAATTCATTTAAGTGCGAGAATGTAATTCTAGAGCAATATGAACATCGTTTGCTTGTATTGGATGAAATGAAGACCGTACAGGAGCGATTGGATCGGATTTTGTCACTTACCGAAAGTGAATTAAAAAAGAAAGAAGCCTACTAAACCTAACCTAAATTCCGTAGCATTGAGCCCTCAAAATCAACAGAAACCCATGAAGTCTAAACTTGGATACATACTGCTTTTTCTGGCAGCTGCGCTTATTGTTCTTTCGATATTTCAACAAAGTAAAATCAACAGACTCAAAACCGTAGAAGCTAAGTATAAACTATTAGCAGAGAACTTTAAAGACTTGCATTCTAGCTATGAAAGCAATTTAAAGGAATATCAAGCGATCAAATCAAAGTTAGATTTAAACAAACAACACTTAGATTCATTGGCTAGAATATTAATGAATAAAAACACAGAATCCACCACTGAACTTGAAGCAGTCAGTATGGAAATAAATAGTGCTATTAATAATATAGATACACTTTCTACAAGATTATCCAGACCTATAAACATCGATAGTTTATTTAACTAATGAGAAATACATTACTAATTCTATTTGCAACTTTCTCACTCATTTTAACAAAGAACTGTTTAGCTCAAACAGTATTTGATAGTCAAAAAGCGATTAAAGTTTCTAATGGAGACACGGTTGCTATCAATAAAAATGCAGTGATAATCGATTCATTAGATTTTGAAAAGATCAGACTCAATTTGCTACATTACACGGAACTGAAAGATGTATATGAACAA
This genomic window contains:
- a CDS encoding SEC-C metal-binding domain-containing protein — protein: MNKPGRNEPCHCGSGKKYKHCHFKEDTKKNNSNKSLIIGGIIIVFIVVAALMAYLKSAQNGGRGPAPDGKVWSKEHGHYH